The following proteins are encoded in a genomic region of Leifsonia psychrotolerans:
- a CDS encoding DciA family protein, whose translation MSEPSEASRVYLRFKDVFGDPYARRSPGKKRHRDPQGSSVPFGLGRDPRGLGDTLASLTQQLGWNSSLSQSELLENWTELAGEETAKHSRPAGIDEGILTVHCESTAWATQLRLMRVEIMTHIATRYPDAGIESIRFQGPNAPSWKKGPRSIPGRGPRDTYG comes from the coding sequence GTGTCGGAGCCTAGCGAAGCGTCCCGTGTCTATTTGCGCTTCAAAGATGTTTTCGGCGACCCGTATGCCCGGCGTTCTCCCGGAAAGAAGCGTCACAGGGACCCGCAAGGATCCAGCGTTCCGTTCGGGCTGGGGCGCGATCCGCGCGGTTTGGGGGACACCCTCGCCTCGCTCACTCAGCAGCTCGGCTGGAACTCGTCGCTTTCGCAATCGGAGCTCCTCGAGAACTGGACAGAGCTGGCTGGCGAAGAAACAGCCAAACATTCGCGGCCGGCCGGCATCGACGAGGGAATTCTCACGGTGCATTGCGAGTCAACGGCCTGGGCGACTCAACTGCGGTTGATGCGGGTCGAGATTATGACGCATATTGCGACGAGGTACCCGGATGCCGGCATCGAATCGATCCGCTTCCAAGGCCCCAACGCCCCATCCTGGAAAAAGGGCCCCAGATCAATTCCAGGGCGTGGTCCACGCGATACCTACGGGTAG